A region from the Ciconia boyciana chromosome 1, ASM3463844v1, whole genome shotgun sequence genome encodes:
- the C1H3orf85 gene encoding uncharacterized protein C3orf85 homolog, translating to MSLKMFQILVSALLFTASISGVLGAPFLTEESANQFIRLKRQIPYSQNYWDPSSSQNGWGYTVAEQVSESWTALRDTAQYYMDLSSFAFDPSIASDNIRSYTDMLQQSGTHLQQQTRMSY from the exons ATgtctctgaaaatgtttcaaattttgGTGTCTGCTCTGCTGTTTACAG CTTCCATTTCAGGTGTCCTTGGAGCACCTTTTCTGACAGAAGAATCAGCAAATCAATTTATACGACTTAAACGACAGATACCATATTCTCAGAACTACTGGGATCCAAGCAGCAGCCAAAATGGATGGGGATACACTGTGGCTGAACAG GTTAGTGAATCATGGACAGCTTTGAGAGACACAGCACAATACTACATGGATTTGAGTTCTTTTGCCTTTGATCCTTCGATTGCCAG TGACAACATCAGATCTTACACGGACATGCTACAGCAGTCTGGGACTCACCTCCAGCAACAGACAAGGATGAGCTATTAA